In Novosphingobium kaempferiae, the DNA window TCACCAGCATCATGCTGGACGGCGTACCCATCCCGACATCGGCGGTCGCCGGCTATGCCGCGCTTCAGGGCCTTGGAACGCTCAACACCGACGTCTATGATTCCATCACGGTCGTGCGCGGCGCCACCGGCCTGTTGACCGGCGCGGGCGATCCTTCCGCGACGGTCGCGCTGACCCGCAAGCGTCCGACCGACACCTTGCAGGCTATCGCCCTGGCCAGTTACGGACGCTGGGACCAGGTGCACGCCATGGTCGATCTTGGCGGCCCGCTTAACGCGCAGGGAACCGTGCGCGCACGGGCTGTCGGTTCTTTCGAGGACGGCGATAGCTGGAAGCAAGGCTATCATTATCGCAAGTACGTCGGCTACGGGATCATCGAGGCCGATCTTTCGAGCCGGACGCTGTCCAGCCTTTCCTTCGACTTTGGGGGGAACAACGGCCGGGGCGGCGCGGGGCCCTACACGGGCTATGCACTGACGGATGTGGACGGCAACCCGACGCCGTTCGGGCGCCGCGACAATGCGCAAGCGGAATGGAGCCGTTTCCGGGACCGCCGCATCGGCGTGACCGCCGCGATCGAGCACAACTTCGACGAGGATTGGCGGGCCAAGCTGGTCTACAATCACAACGAAGTGAAAACGCAGCAATATTTCGGCCTGGCGGCCGATCTGCCCGATGCCGATGGCTTCACAGCGCTGCATCTGCGCAGCTATCGGATCACGAACAAGGTGGATTCGGTCGGAGCCAAGCTGGACGGCGCGTATTATCTGTTCGGGCGCAGGCATGAGCTGGTCGCCGGCTTCAACGGGTCCTGGACGGACGAGGACACCCCCGACTGGTACAGGAGTTTCGCCAGCACGGTGAACGTCTATACCTGGAACCGGCAATTCCCCGAACCGGACTGGGGGTCTCTCTACGGGTTTGGCTGGGGCACCAAGGTCAGCCAGTACGGCGCCTACGTCGCCACCCGGTTGCGCGCGACCGAGACCCTGGCCATCCTGGGCGGCCTGCGCTGGAGCAACTGGCGCACGCGCGATCTCGACGAGACCGGAGCGGCCTACGACGACCGCAAATACAGGAACGAGATCACCCCTTACGTGGGTGCGGTCCTCGATGTCACGCCGAACCTGTCGGCCTATGCAAGCTACACCAGCATCTTCAATCCGCAGTCCTCGCGCGATGTCGAAGGCCGTCTGCTGGATCCGGAAACGGGATCGAACATCGAGGCCGGCATCAAGGGCGAGTGGTTCGACGGCCGCCTTAATGCCAGCGCCGCGGTCTTCCAGGTGAAGAAGGACAATCTGGCGGTGCAGGACGGTACCAACCTGACACCGACCGGCGATCAGGCCTATGTCGCGATGGACGACACTAAGGGCCGGGGCTGGGAGGTCGAAGTCTCGGGCGAGCCGATCGAAGGCTGGAGCATCCAGGGCGGCTACACCCGGGTTCGCACCAGAGACAGCGCCGGTGCCCGCCTGAACGGCGAGATGCCCGAGCACATGGTCAAGCTTTTCACCAGCTGGACGCCTGCCTCCCTCAGCCAGCTTACCGTCGGCGGCGGCGTCACCTGGCAGAGCCGGATCTACTCTCCGTGGATGGAGGAAGCCTGGGCCGATCGCTACGCCCAGAAGAGTTACGCCGTGGTCAACGCGATGGTGCGCTATGCGATCAGCGAGCAGGTCATGGTGACCCTCAACGCCAACAACCTCTTCGACAAGGTCTACCGCACCGACGTGGACGTCCACGACTACGGGTCTCCGCGCAGCTTCGTGGCCTCAGTGCGCGCGCAGTTCTGAGGATCGGCGACGCCGGGAAGCAGGGGCGGCCGCCGTGCTGCCCCTTTTGATGGGATCGAGCGATGGCAGTGGCACAGCGAAACGTACAGCCACGCGGATGGCGCCAGTCGATGGCCTCGCTCCATACATGGGCGGGGCTGATCCCCGGCTGGATCCTGTTCCTCGTCTTCGTGTCCGGCACCGCGTCCTTCTTCCGCCACGAGATCAGCGCATGGATGCGCCCCGAACTGACGCCGGCCCCGGTGACGCTCCAGGCGTTGCAAGCTGCCGACGCTTTGCTGGCAACCAGTGGGCATGGCGCTCCGAGCTGGTCCGTGATGCTACCCAATCCGCGTGGAGGCGAGGCACTGACGCTGGGATGGCCGCCCTCGACCGACGAAGGCGAATGGACGAGCATCACGCTCGATCCGGTGACCGGGAGCCGTTCGACGATCCGCGAGACCGAAGGCGGGGACTTCCTTTTCCACTTCCACTACAATCTGCGCTATCTGCCGTGGTGGGTCGGTCGCTACCTGATCGTCATCGCCTCGCTGGCGATGCTGGTCGCAATCCTTTCCGGCATCATCACGCACAAGAAGATCTTCACTGACTTCTTCCTGCTGCGCTTCGGCAAGGGGCAGAGGAGCTGGCTCGACGCCCACAATGTCACCAGCGTGCTGGCCCTGCCCTTCCACCTGATGATTACCTACACCGGCCTCGTCATCTTCGCCAACATGCTGCTGCCCTGGCCGATCAGCGCAAACTTCGCGAGTGAGGACGCTTATTTCGAGGCGGCCTACCCGTCGTCTCCCGAGGTGGAGAAGTCCGGCCGCCCCGCTGCCACGATATCGCTGGTCGATATACTCGACACGGTTCGAGGGCAGATCGGCCAGATGCCCGCCAGCCTCTCCATCCAGAACCCGGGAGACGCCGCAGCGGTCGTGACCGCCTATCCACGGCCCGATCGGCTTGGCGGCAGTTCTCCCGTCATCGCCATCAACGGCGTTTCCGGCACAGTGCTGAAGGGGCCGCGCCCTGCCAGCGGAGCAGAAGCGACCCGCGACGTCATGGTCCAGCTCCATGCCGGATGGTTCGCGGCGCCCGTGCTGCGCTGGCTGTATTTCCTTGCCGGATTGAGCGGCACCGTCATGACTGGATCAGGCCTGATCCTCTGGACGGTGAAGAGGCGTGCGAAACTGCCCGATCCGTCCCGACCGCATTTCGGTTTTCGGCTTGTCGAACGCCTGAACATCGGCGTCATCGCCGGATCGTCAGCCGCGATCGCGGTATTCTTCCTTGCCAATCGCCTGCTGCCGGTCGGGCTCGCCGATCGGGCATCATGGGAAGTCGACGCCATGTTCATTGCATGGGGCGCGCTGTTCGTCTGGGCGATCGGACGACCCGCAAGGCGGGCATGGGTCGAAGTCCTGACAGCGGGGGCCGTGCTCTACGCCATGGTGCCAGCCGTGAATGCACTCACGACCTCCCACGGTCTGCTGCCCAGCCTGATTGCGGGCGACTGGATTTTTGCCGGTTTCGATCTGGTGATGCTTTCAACCGCGGCGCTGCTGGCGCTCGCCGCGCGACGAACGGCGCGGCAGAACGGCAAGCCTGCGTCACGCCGTCAGGCCCGTGTGAAGGCACAGGCCCCGGTATGATCCACGCTGTAATCCTCATGCTTCAACTTGCTGGTTTCTCCGGCCTGCTGCTGGCCTTCCAGCGGCACCAGCAGGAGTGGCTGCGCCGCAGACTGGCGACGAACACCGCCCGGCACCTGCGCCTGGGCGGCTTCCTGTCGCTCGCTGTTGCATACGCGCCGGCAGGACTGGTTTTCGGGTGGGGGGAAGGAACGGTCATCTGGGTCGGTTGGCTCACCATCGCGGCCGGACTGGTGGTAGCCATCAATACCAACCGCGAACGCATTCTGTCTCGGGTTCGCCAGTGATGCGGCGGCCTGCTGCACGAGCCGTGGCATCACTGGTCCTCCGCGTTCTTGCCGGAACCCTCGGCGCGTTCGCCACGGGCGCGCTTGCCACCACCGTCCTGTCACTGATCCTGGCACGACTTGGCGTTTCTCGCGCCGATGCCGTCACCATCACACTGATGGTCGGCCCGGCCATCCTCGCCCTCATTTGCCTGGCCGCGTTCCACAGTCGCGATCCGGCCCGGCTATCGGGATGGCTGGCAGCGGCGGCGGCGGCCCTCGCCATCACGTGTGCCCTCCTGCGGAGCAGCCTGTCATGAAACACCTGACCGTCATGCAGACCGTGTCGCAAGACGTGAACAACGCTCGCCTGCCTGCCGCCATGCCCGCCGCGTTCGAAATGCCTGCGCGGTATGGCATCGATGTGCGGTCCCGCCTGTTCGGAATGGCCGGAACCTGTCTTGTCCTGCTTCTCGTTCTCGCCGGCATGCTGCTTTCATGGGAAAGTTACACCAGCGCGCCGAAGCCGCCGACGCTCAGCGTCTATGATGTGGCGGCACCTGCACCCTCCCCTGCCCCCCAACCCGAGCCGCCGGCCGAACCGGAGCCCAGGAAGAGGCAGATGGACGAGCCCATCCTCGATCTGCCCGTGGTCGAGCCCGCCATGGTCACGGTCGCGGAGCGCAACCGGGTGCCGGTCCTGCTTGCGCCGCCGCCGTCTCCCGAACCGCAGGTGAGGCAAATACCTCAGCCTGAAAGCCAGCCGGCGCCTGCCCCACCCCCACCATCGAACGCGAAGCCGACCTGGGAAGGCGCGGTTCTGGGCGCCCTCAACAATGTCAAGCGCTATCCGCGCGAGGCCCGCTTCGCCCGGCAGCAGGGAGTACCCTACATCCGGTTCGTAATGGATCGCGAAGGCAAGATTCGCTCGATCCAATTGGAGCGCAGTTGCGGCGTCCGCTCGCTTGATCAGGAAGCGCTTGCCCTGCCCCGGCGGGCGCAGCCTTTGCCGGCACCTCCACCGGAGGTGAAGGGGGCAACGATCGAACTGGTCGTGCCTGTCGAATTCTTCATGCGGTGACACCCGGATCAGGAACCAATGATGACGAACACGGCAATCAGAGCGGCAGGGATCGCGGGAATGATCGGCGCGGTCCTGTGGTCGATCGGGGATATCTTGCTGGTAGGCGGAACGGCCGATCCTGCAGCCTATCCGCTGCTATCGAAGACCTATGCGTCGCGAATCTCATTTGGCGCCCTGCCGCTGATGCTCGGGCTGTCCGAGCACCGGCTGGCTCTGGGCGCCTTGCTCAACAACCTGGCGATCCCGCTCAATCTTGCCGGCAGTTGGCACCTCTACCAGGGCACGCGGCCTGCCGGACGGATGCTCTCGCTGACGGTGCTGATCCTGCTGATGTGCGGCAACGCCTGGTCGCCGCTCGGGCACGCCGGGTTCTACTATGTCGGCCGCGTATACCAGACAATCTCCATCGTCCCCCTAGCGGCGCATGACGCCCTGCTGGCCCTGGGCGATGAGTTCAATCACATGTTGTTGATCGCCTGGCTCCTTCCGGTGCTGACACTGGGCTGCGGAATGCTGGCGCTGTGTCTGACGATCGCCACCGGCAAAAGCGCCTACCCGCGCTGGAGCGCCCTGATCTTCAACCCTGCCGTGCCGCTCCTCATTGCGGCTGCCGGTTCAGTCCTGCCTGCTCCTGTCGGTACCTGGTTTTATGCCGCAGTGCTGAACGTCGCCTTCCTGCTGATCTACGCCTGTTCCACGGCGCTGCTTTGGCGCACGCCCCCGATCCGGTAGCCGCCATCCGATCGCATCCCATGCCCTTCGCCATACCCCGCTGGACACAAATAGAAATGCTATTGCGACGTGATAGCAATTATTCTAAGCGCCCCCGGAGCAGCAGTCGCACGGTGGCGGTCGGCGATGGTGCTGCCGACCGTTGATCCAGACTTTCAGGGGGAAGACATGAGGCAAAATATCTCCGTTCGGAGAAAAGCATTGCTGCGCGATCTGCACGTAGCAGTGGCAACCTTTACCGCAATTGCAGCGCCGGGCAGCGCACTCGCCCAACCTTATGCGCCGACCGCCGAAACCGAGCGCGAAGAACCGCAGAGCGACCGCGACATCACCGTCACCGGCGAGCGTCCCGATAGCGATCCCACGATCACCGAAGGCAGCGGCCGGTATGCGCCCCGCGCCATAAACGTGGGCAAGGCGCTGCAGACGCTGCGCGAGACGCCCCAGTCGGTAACAGTCATGACGCGCGCACGGATCGAGGATCAGAACCTCCTCACCGTCGAGGATGTGATGCAGCAGATGACCGGCGTGACGGTAGATCGCGCCTGGCTATCCTCAACCTACACCTCACGCGGGCTGCCGATCACGAATTACCGCCTGGATGGTGGCGCCAGCGCGCAGACGTCCACCACCACGGGCGATCTCGACACCGCGATCTTCGATTCCATCGCCTTGATCCGCGGCGCGGACGGGCTGTTTGGAGCCGGCGAGGCAGGTGGCGTAATCAACTTCACCCGCAAGCGCGCAATGGCCGATACGCAGGCCCGCGCCACGATGACCTTCGGCAGTTGGGACCATGCCCGAATCAACGGCGATCTCACCGGAGCGTTGACCGCAGATGGCAGCCTGCGGGCCCGCGCCATCGGCGTCTACGACATGAGCGACAGCTTCCAGGACTTCAAGACGGATGACCGCTGGCTTGCCCACGGGTCGATCGAGTACAACCCGGCGCCCGGAACGCTGCTGCTGGCGGGATACACCCATCAGGTCGACAAGCACGAGGGTTTCAACGTCAGCCTTCCGCGCTATCGCAGTGGCGAGGACATCGGCTTTCCTCGCAGCACCAACATGGGCGCACCGTGGAGCACGATCGACCGCACGATCGACATCGCCTATGGACGGATCGAGCAGGCGATCGGCAAAGCTTGGACGATGCGGCTGAACGCCAACTACACCCGGTCCAACGACCGCACCAATGCGGCGGAGATGGAAAACGCCGTCGATCCGATCGATCGGTCCGGTGCCGACTGGTGGTACTACCAGGCCGCGTCGAGAGTGCGAGAACTCACCCTCGACTTCAACACGACGGGCAGCTTCGAGGCATTTGGCCAGAAGCACGACGTTGTCCTTGGCGTGGACTACACGAACAACAGGACGGACAATCGCAGCTTATGGACCTATCACGGGCCGGCCAATGTTTTCGATCCGGACTATCCGCCCGAACTGGCCTATCCGCCGGTATGGACGGACGGCGGCTATGAGGGCCGCACGAGAATCGAACGCCTCGGCTTCTACGGATCGCTGCGCGTCCGCCCGGTCGCCGCGCTGTCGCTGATCGGCGGCGGACGGCTGGTGGTGAAGGACCGCACCGAGAACCGCAACATCTCGACCGGAGCGGTGACGTCCCTACTCGACCAGAAGACCAAGTTCGTGCCTTATGTCGCAACGGTGCTCGACGTCACGAAATCGCTCAGCCTCTACGCCAGCTACTCCGAAATCTACCAGTCGCAGGCCAACCTGATGTCGGCGCCGCGACCCGGAACACCGCTGGGCCCTGTCAGCGGCACCAATTACGAAGCGGGCGTGAAGGGCGAGTTCGCGGGCGGCAAGCTGACCGGATCGCTGGCGGTCTATCGCGTGCGCAAGCAGGGCGCTTCGGCGACGGATCCCAGCAATCCGCCCGCCGGGTCCACCGACAACTGCTGCTATATCCGCGACGGGTCGCTGCGCAGCCAGGGATTCGAAGCTGAAGTGAACGGAGAGCTGCTGCCCGGCTGGCAGGTATCGGTTGGCTATACCTACAACGATAATGAGAACCGGCGCGAAAACGACGCCTCGTTCGCCGAGATCACCCCCCGGCACCTGCTCAAGGTTTTCACGGACTATGCCTTCCGTGAAGGCGCACTCAAGGGCCTGAGCATTGGCGGCGGCGTGACCGCGCAAAGCAGCAACTTCCGTTCGGGCTACGTGCAGGAACTCAACCCCGCCACGGGTCTATACGACGGCCCCTACTACCAGTACCAGTTCAGGTTGCCCGGATACGCTATCTGGTCGCTGCGCGCAGAATACGACGTGAGCGATCAGTTCTCGATCAGCGCCAATCTGAACAACCTGTTCGACAAGTCCTATTATGTAACGATCGGCAGCCCAGGCTACGGCAATTTCTACGGCGATCCACGCAATTTCCTCGTCTCGCTGCGCGGCAAGTTTTGACGCGGCCACAACGCTCCGAACGATCAGTTCAATCGACGGAATGCCAGTTTCCCCGCGCGTGGGGAAACTGGGTTTAGCACGTTGCATAAGACGGACTTTCGCCGCCATGCAGGTAGTTGCCCGCCACCGCTTCACTGATTTTCCGCCGTCGGCGGACAGCGGTACCGACCCTTAGTGGACGCTCAGCAGCCAGTTTTGCATTCCTAGCTGCGGACGGTCAGGTTTCCCATTCTACCCGCCCAAGACTGGTGGTCAGGCAAATGTCCGGTCTTTAATTGGGTTACGAGGAGACGCGAAATGTCGGCAACACAGTATTGCACGCATAGAGATCGAGCGATGTGAGGGTAGGCAAACCCTCCCTATAGACGCCCTATAACATCTTTTCATTCCGCAATGATCGGAAATGCCGCTTGTTTATCGGCAGTCCAGCGTCGGTTAATTCGTGCACATCGCCTTGCACGACGCGAGTGTGAAGATGGAGATGGTATGCCGACATTATTCGATCCTATCGCGCTCGGGGCGCTCGTCGCCCGCAATCGCATCGTCATGGCGCCGCTGACGCGTAGCCGTGCGACCAGACAGAATGTCCCCACGGCGATGATGGCGGACTATTATGCGCAGCGAGCCACCGCCGGCCTCATCACGAGTGAGGCGATCGCTGTCTCGCAGCAGGGCGCTGGGTTCACCTACACGCCCGGCCTCTGGAGGGATGACCACGTTGAGGCGTGGAAGCCGATCACGGGCGCGGTTCATGACAAAGGTGGTCTGGTCATCGCGCAACTGGCCCACAACGGCCGCGCGGGAGACTCGTCGGTGATCGGCGAGCAGCCGGTATCGGCCAGCGCGACCACCCCGCCGATCGACAATTGGACGTATGACGGTCCCAAGCCTCCCAAAGCCTCGCGCGCCCTGCATCTGGACGAGATTCCCGGCATCATTGCGGACTTCGCCCATGCGGCACGCAACGCGATCACTGCCGGCTTCGACGGGGTGCAGATTCACGGGGCAAACGGCATGTTGCTCGACCAGTTCCTGCGCGACAACTGCAACCTGCGGAACGACGATTATGGTGGGAGCGTTCAAAATCGCATCCGGCTTCTGCGCGAAGTGACGCGGGCTGTATGCGACGTCGTGGGCGCCGAGCGCACCGCCGTGCGTCTGTCGCCGAACGGCGCGACCTGGGGTGTGGATGACAGCAATCCGACGCCGCTGTTCACGGCAGCGGCGGCTATGCTGGACGAGATAGGTATCGCTTACCTCGAACTGCGCGAAACGGCGGCGGGGAGCGCATTCGGCGAGACCGACGTGCCGCGCCAATCGCCGATGATCCGTCCACATTTCAAGGGGCCGCTCGTCCTCAACAACAATTACGACCATGCCAGGGCCCAGGCCGACCTCGACAGCGGTCTCGCCGATTCGATCAGCTTCGGTCGGTCGTTCCTGGCAAATCCTGATCTTGTCCGACGTCTGGACGAAGGTGCGCCGCTCAATGAGCCACGGCCGGAGCATTTCTATACCCAGGGGGCGGAAGGTTACCTCGACTACCCGACGCTCCCTGAACTGGATGTCGCTGCCTGATTGTCCCGGACGCACCGGGCGAGATAGTCTCGCCCGGTCGCTTTCTCAACTTCGCTCACGAAAAGGATACGACCATGGCAAAACGTGTGCTGCTGCTCCTGGCTGACGGGTTCGAGCCGCTCGAGGCTGCCGGCTTCACGGATGTGCTCGGCTGGGCGAACATTGATGGCGAAGAACCCATCGAACTCGTGTCTGCCGGGCTTCGCCCCAAGCTGAAGGCGACCTTCGGCTTTTCGGTGATCCCCGATGCGGTTGTCGCCGATCTCGATCTCGATCTCGATACCTTCGATGCTCTTGCCGTCCCTGGTGGTTTCGAGGGCGCGGGGTTCTATGAAGATGCCCTGGCTTCAGAGTTCACGTCCGTCATCGCGAAGTTCGAGGAAGCGGGGAAGCCGGTAGCCTCGGTGTGTGTCGCTTCCCTGTCGCTCGGGGCAGCAGGCGTTCTACGCGGCCGCCGGGCGACGACATATCATCAAATCGGCGGCAAGCGGAAGGCGCAGCTTGAAGGCTATGGCGCGACGTTCATCGATGAGCCGATCGTCGTCGAAGGAGGCCTGATCACCTCGACGGGGCCGGGCACGGCGATCGAGGTCGCGTTCACCCTTCTCGAGGAGCTGACCTCTCGTGCCAACGTGGACCATATCCGCCAGCTCATGCGCATGCCACAGCCGTCTGCGTCATGGTACACGACCGCACAGGTCGACGACGCCCGGGACGCGGCGCACTTGTAAGGGGCGTGATCGACGTCGTTTGAGATAGAGGCCGTGCGTTCGGTGCCGCCTTATTCGGCATTCTCCTTCAGGTTGCTTTTCAGCGAATCCGTCATGAATTTCACGAAAACCGAGATCTTCGGTAGCGGAAATTTGCTGCGCGGCCAGAGAAGCCGCAGCGCTCTCGTCTTCTTCGC includes these proteins:
- a CDS encoding TonB-dependent siderophore receptor, coding for MAQADRSYDIAGGPLKDAIDSFARQSGTQIRYDAAEVQGRTSPGLKGRSGVAEGLSRILAGTGLAFRQTGGNGFTLDAAPQSADGAIQLGPVRVAGEGTATGGYDRPVSGTALTEHSRSYTSAGPIAAATGLGLTLRETPQSITILTRERLDQQGITTLGDALAQAPGIFYQPGGSSVGGYAGLNSRGYAVTSIMLDGVPIPTSAVAGYAALQGLGTLNTDVYDSITVVRGATGLLTGAGDPSATVALTRKRPTDTLQAIALASYGRWDQVHAMVDLGGPLNAQGTVRARAVGSFEDGDSWKQGYHYRKYVGYGIIEADLSSRTLSSLSFDFGGNNGRGGAGPYTGYALTDVDGNPTPFGRRDNAQAEWSRFRDRRIGVTAAIEHNFDEDWRAKLVYNHNEVKTQQYFGLAADLPDADGFTALHLRSYRITNKVDSVGAKLDGAYYLFGRRHELVAGFNGSWTDEDTPDWYRSFASTVNVYTWNRQFPEPDWGSLYGFGWGTKVSQYGAYVATRLRATETLAILGGLRWSNWRTRDLDETGAAYDDRKYRNEITPYVGAVLDVTPNLSAYASYTSIFNPQSSRDVEGRLLDPETGSNIEAGIKGEWFDGRLNASAAVFQVKKDNLAVQDGTNLTPTGDQAYVAMDDTKGRGWEVEVSGEPIEGWSIQGGYTRVRTRDSAGARLNGEMPEHMVKLFTSWTPASLSQLTVGGGVTWQSRIYSPWMEEAWADRYAQKSYAVVNAMVRYAISEQVMVTLNANNLFDKVYRTDVDVHDYGSPRSFVASVRAQF
- a CDS encoding PepSY-associated TM helix domain-containing protein — translated: MASLHTWAGLIPGWILFLVFVSGTASFFRHEISAWMRPELTPAPVTLQALQAADALLATSGHGAPSWSVMLPNPRGGEALTLGWPPSTDEGEWTSITLDPVTGSRSTIRETEGGDFLFHFHYNLRYLPWWVGRYLIVIASLAMLVAILSGIITHKKIFTDFFLLRFGKGQRSWLDAHNVTSVLALPFHLMITYTGLVIFANMLLPWPISANFASEDAYFEAAYPSSPEVEKSGRPAATISLVDILDTVRGQIGQMPASLSIQNPGDAAAVVTAYPRPDRLGGSSPVIAINGVSGTVLKGPRPASGAEATRDVMVQLHAGWFAAPVLRWLYFLAGLSGTVMTGSGLILWTVKRRAKLPDPSRPHFGFRLVERLNIGVIAGSSAAIAVFFLANRLLPVGLADRASWEVDAMFIAWGALFVWAIGRPARRAWVEVLTAGAVLYAMVPAVNALTTSHGLLPSLIAGDWIFAGFDLVMLSTAALLALAARRTARQNGKPASRRQARVKAQAPV
- a CDS encoding DUF3325 domain-containing protein, with translation MIHAVILMLQLAGFSGLLLAFQRHQQEWLRRRLATNTARHLRLGGFLSLAVAYAPAGLVFGWGEGTVIWVGWLTIAAGLVVAINTNRERILSRVRQ
- a CDS encoding energy transducer TonB family protein, with translation MKHLTVMQTVSQDVNNARLPAAMPAAFEMPARYGIDVRSRLFGMAGTCLVLLLVLAGMLLSWESYTSAPKPPTLSVYDVAAPAPSPAPQPEPPAEPEPRKRQMDEPILDLPVVEPAMVTVAERNRVPVLLAPPPSPEPQVRQIPQPESQPAPAPPPPSNAKPTWEGAVLGALNNVKRYPREARFARQQGVPYIRFVMDREGKIRSIQLERSCGVRSLDQEALALPRRAQPLPAPPPEVKGATIELVVPVEFFMR
- a CDS encoding DUF6796 family protein; the encoded protein is MMTNTAIRAAGIAGMIGAVLWSIGDILLVGGTADPAAYPLLSKTYASRISFGALPLMLGLSEHRLALGALLNNLAIPLNLAGSWHLYQGTRPAGRMLSLTVLILLMCGNAWSPLGHAGFYYVGRVYQTISIVPLAAHDALLALGDEFNHMLLIAWLLPVLTLGCGMLALCLTIATGKSAYPRWSALIFNPAVPLLIAAAGSVLPAPVGTWFYAAVLNVAFLLIYACSTALLWRTPPIR
- a CDS encoding TonB-dependent siderophore receptor codes for the protein MATFTAIAAPGSALAQPYAPTAETEREEPQSDRDITVTGERPDSDPTITEGSGRYAPRAINVGKALQTLRETPQSVTVMTRARIEDQNLLTVEDVMQQMTGVTVDRAWLSSTYTSRGLPITNYRLDGGASAQTSTTTGDLDTAIFDSIALIRGADGLFGAGEAGGVINFTRKRAMADTQARATMTFGSWDHARINGDLTGALTADGSLRARAIGVYDMSDSFQDFKTDDRWLAHGSIEYNPAPGTLLLAGYTHQVDKHEGFNVSLPRYRSGEDIGFPRSTNMGAPWSTIDRTIDIAYGRIEQAIGKAWTMRLNANYTRSNDRTNAAEMENAVDPIDRSGADWWYYQAASRVRELTLDFNTTGSFEAFGQKHDVVLGVDYTNNRTDNRSLWTYHGPANVFDPDYPPELAYPPVWTDGGYEGRTRIERLGFYGSLRVRPVAALSLIGGGRLVVKDRTENRNISTGAVTSLLDQKTKFVPYVATVLDVTKSLSLYASYSEIYQSQANLMSAPRPGTPLGPVSGTNYEAGVKGEFAGGKLTGSLAVYRVRKQGASATDPSNPPAGSTDNCCYIRDGSLRSQGFEAEVNGELLPGWQVSVGYTYNDNENRRENDASFAEITPRHLLKVFTDYAFREGALKGLSIGGGVTAQSSNFRSGYVQELNPATGLYDGPYYQYQFRLPGYAIWSLRAEYDVSDQFSISANLNNLFDKSYYVTIGSPGYGNFYGDPRNFLVSLRGKF
- a CDS encoding alkene reductase — translated: MPTLFDPIALGALVARNRIVMAPLTRSRATRQNVPTAMMADYYAQRATAGLITSEAIAVSQQGAGFTYTPGLWRDDHVEAWKPITGAVHDKGGLVIAQLAHNGRAGDSSVIGEQPVSASATTPPIDNWTYDGPKPPKASRALHLDEIPGIIADFAHAARNAITAGFDGVQIHGANGMLLDQFLRDNCNLRNDDYGGSVQNRIRLLREVTRAVCDVVGAERTAVRLSPNGATWGVDDSNPTPLFTAAAAMLDEIGIAYLELRETAAGSAFGETDVPRQSPMIRPHFKGPLVLNNNYDHARAQADLDSGLADSISFGRSFLANPDLVRRLDEGAPLNEPRPEHFYTQGAEGYLDYPTLPELDVAA
- a CDS encoding DJ-1/PfpI family protein, which codes for MAKRVLLLLADGFEPLEAAGFTDVLGWANIDGEEPIELVSAGLRPKLKATFGFSVIPDAVVADLDLDLDTFDALAVPGGFEGAGFYEDALASEFTSVIAKFEEAGKPVASVCVASLSLGAAGVLRGRRATTYHQIGGKRKAQLEGYGATFIDEPIVVEGGLITSTGPGTAIEVAFTLLEELTSRANVDHIRQLMRMPQPSASWYTTAQVDDARDAAHL